The genomic DNA GGTGCCCGGCATGCCGGCAGACTTGTTTGTCACCACCGGCGAACGCTCTGTTATTGCCTATCTGGCCCAGCCCATAAGTGAACGCCTTGCGCGAACATTTATCGAGTAAAGGCTTTCAAAAGACTTTTGGAATAAAGCCTATTAGTATCGAGTGCTTTGGTGAGTGAGCGATGGTCTGCGTGCCTGTTCGGGCCGCGGGCCATCATTTTTTCATATTTTCGCAGCCGTAGCTGGCCAAGAACATATCCACCGCTTGCGTCGCGACCTCATCGATCTCACTCTGGTTAAAGCTGTTTTGAATTCCAAATGCAGCACGCGCCCAGATGCGTACTTTGCACAGCTCGGAAAACTGTTCCGCCGCGATGTTCACATTTTCGATGCACAGTTCGCCTTTTGCCACCGCCTTTTCAAGATACGCTGCCATCTGCCTTTGGCCGTTTTGCGGACCTGCCTCATAAAAGGCGCGGCCCAATTCGGGGAACCGGTCCCGCTCGGCTACGCAGATCCGAAATACTTGTTGTGCGAATTCGGATACAAGAAAAGCAGTGAGCTGCGTGGCCGCGATCTGCAGCACCTCGCGCGCAGGTTTGCTCTCATCAATCATTGACAAAATGCGCTCAGACATCAGACGACATTCTGTTTGCGCAACTTCCATGAACAACAGGCGCTTGTCCGGGAAATAGCTGTATAACGTTGCCTTTGACACGCCTGCTGCGCGGGCAATGTCGTCTACGCTTGCACCTTCGAACCCATCTGCCATGAAAACCTCTCGGGCCCCGCGCAAAACCTGATCGAACTTACGGCCTGTGCGCAGGATGGT from Ruegeria sp. HKCCD4315 includes the following:
- a CDS encoding TetR/AcrR family transcriptional regulator, producing the protein MTQTATILRTGRKFDQVLRGAREVFMADGFEGASVDDIARAAGVSKATLYSYFPDKRLLFMEVAQTECRLMSERILSMIDESKPAREVLQIAATQLTAFLVSEFAQQVFRICVAERDRFPELGRAFYEAGPQNGQRQMAAYLEKAVAKGELCIENVNIAAEQFSELCKVRIWARAAFGIQNSFNQSEIDEVATQAVDMFLASYGCENMKK